In Lolium rigidum isolate FL_2022 chromosome 7, APGP_CSIRO_Lrig_0.1, whole genome shotgun sequence, the DNA window GAGCTGGATATATTAGTTAAGTTAGCAAATAAAAATAGTAAAAAAAATGCATAAGTTGGTAAATTTGTTGTATAAGTTGCTGAAATGTAAATTCATAAATACCTTTTGAAGTTTTACTCTCACTAGATGGAGCCATAAATTAGGTGTACCCGCATACACGAGGAACTAAACCTCTAATGATTTTTCCCAAGGACACTTTCAGTTTTCATGGGCAGTCAAGGGATTGATTTAGACATAAATTACAAACTATAGCATAAATTTTAAGCCCCCTGATCAAGAACACAATCTAAAAATATGACTTCGCCAACAAAGAATAACATGTAGTGGAGCACTAGCATGCAAACAATACTGATGAACTATCTAGGGTTCTATTCTTCACAAACTATGAGAGGAACGATGTCGATCACAAaggatggagatggtgatgatgatgacgacgttgTTGGAGATGGAGATGGTCCTTCCTACACCGAGCAGGCGATGGCGGAGGAGATGTGCACGTAGGTGATCCCACATGGTTAGCTATAGTTCTCCTCTGGGGGTGCTCTGGACAACCTTCATCCTCGGTCTCCTCATGCCTCATCCCTTGCAAGAAAAAAACCAAAATATACTTTTAGTaggtttttttttggcaaaaccaAGACTATGGCGGTGAAATAGGAGACATCCAAGGCTCAAGGCTTCTTATCCCTATGTTGGTGTGTCTGGCCTTGACTGGGCTGCCATTTACACCTTGTTGGGCCTAAAAGGTTCATCCTTATCTTGCTGGATTCGCCTAAATATTTCCTAACCGACATGTTTGACCTTGCCCTTTCTCAAAGATAAAAAATACTAATAGAAGTTCTTTCTTCTTCCAATTATTAAATAACATAACATAGGGATTTTTGAGAAAATACCTTAAATCGATGGTGATGAGGATATGACCCTGATAGCCTACCGAGGTAGATCTCGTGGTTGGTCGAGGGTCATGGTATCCAACCGTGGAAGACAGGGTGCGCGGGCATGGACATGGAAGACTCGTGGAAACAACCTGCCCGTCTGATTGGAGCGCATATAATATATGTATTATGCCTTTTCAGCAAGAAAGTCGACCAATTAACCTTATGGATCAAGAATGGAGTGCAGAGCGAGAGACTGCGAAAGAGAGACAAAGAATGGAGGCCTGGCAATGGCAGCTTTGATATCTCGTTCTGGAGGCCTGGCTTGGGCACTACGGGCAATCCGAATTATCGAAGTGCGAAGGTTTTTCGGCACGAAAGCTCAGTGTTTGACACCAGCAGAGGCGATGCATGTGGTTGTATGCTACGAATTATCAATTATGAATTTTATTTGAACTAATTTTCACCTCTTGTATGCTACGAGTATCATGCTTTGACAGAGGAAAACAAATATTTGGAGCTTAATTTCGCGTGAAACATACAGAATTTGCACAAGTTAAGCACTCACAAAACCACTTCACACCACGCGGCTATACACAACTCAAAATATCAAGTTCTGCTAGTACAAGAAAATCAAGTGTTTGGGCCCCAGAAGGAGAGGAACATGACGGTGCGCAGCGACTcctccgccgccctcctccgcctctcctcctcggccgccttcCTCGCCATGGCCGCGGAGCTCGCCCTCCCCGTCCCCGACTCCACCGTCTGTGCCGCGGTCGGCGTCCTGGTCGTCCTCGCCATGGACGATGCCGATTGCTGCTGCGCCCTGTCCTTGACGGacctggcggtggcggtgccctCCCGCACGGCCTGCGCCGCCCGCGCGCCCACCCTGCTGATCATGTACCTCAGGCTCATCGACCGATCACTTGCTCTTGAGCTAGCTGCTCTAGCACTGGTTGTGGTTGACACGACTGTCTTTGCTTGCTTTGCTTGTTGTGGTTTGGACGAAATGAGGCGCGGTGGTGTTTGTATACTGAGGAGTGGAAGCGGTAACCGTTAGCGTGTTGCAGTACACAGATTGAGTTTCCACGGGCGTGCGCTGTGGTTTTTGGTGGGTTTTCCCGGGAAACGGCGGGCGTTATTAGCCGCGGATAGGGATAAGTCTAGAAGCTGTTTCGCATTGTCACTAGTCATCGGTGCTTATCCTACTACCATTTTGATGTCATCTGTTACGCGCTTTGGCTGTCACGGCTTCAACGGTTTGGTGCTTCGTCGTTAACAATTGTTGCTTTCCATCCAGTAGTGTTTCCATCCAACAACGTACTCCCTCCATGGCACAGATTTTTCTCGCACGTTCTTCAGTGCACAACTTCGACCACTCATATTATATTATACTAAAAGTAAAGATTTAGAATGTGTACACAACCACTAATATTATTACACTGAAACATACAAATTTAGAACGTGTAAATAGTATCGTTGCATTCATCTTGCAATTCACCTTCATTTCATAATATTTATACAAATTTTGTGGACATCTTATAAATACAAATCATGGTCAAAGTTGTAAGTCGTTGAACAGATTTATGTAAAGACGCCTTATATTTTAGAAGAGAGGGAGTATAAATACTGAAGGTACTAAAAAAAATTAAGGTTGGGGCATGGGATGAAATCTATGAAATTCTCAATTGTGTTCTAATACCAATTCCATGAGAGCCAAACAAGTTGATTCTCAGAATCACAAATGGACTCTTTGATTCCAGCCCCAAAGGATGGGGGTCAAAGGATCTCTTCCATGAAAAGAAAAACTGCATTGCTTTGCATGCAAATCCAATACTTACTGACTTTGCAGTTTGCTAACCAATATAGCCGGTCCTACACAATTAAGGCAACTACGGTCCCAAATCACAGGATAATACCAAGGGGCAGTATCACTGACAGCATTAGCAGCTACCATTCTGAAATCTGGATCATATCAACAGGTCGCAGGGCAGGAACCTGGACCAAAACTCAACTAAGATGCGCGATGTCAACCTCATCAGGCAACTTGAAGGTATCCGCCGCCCCAAACTTCTTCCTCCCCTCCTTCcactcatcctcatcctccaGGCTGTCACTGTCGTCGTTGTCTTCCCCGCGGTGTGACGGTGACGTGGGGTCGTCAATGCTCTTCGACTTGCACGGCTGGTTGGCCAGCATGGTGACCTGGCGGAGATGCGAGATCTCGACTACCACCGTCTCGTCATCCTTGGGGAGGGGCTGCTTCCATGGCTCGCCATCGACCCTCATGAATGTGTGGTCAGCTGCTCCTTTGTGGAACTCGAACCGGATTCTATGAGCCTGGCAGTGAAATTTCCATCAGCAACAGTCAGCCATAATGAATCGACAGGGTACCAGTGTAGGTACTTCACCTGTGCTAGACGAGTCCCATGTCCTTTAGAGGACAGCAAGACGAGCCCATGCCAAGCATCGCGAAAGCCAACAACCTCGATGAGCCCATCATCAACAAAAGGCGCAGTCAGGTCTCTCTGCATATTGCCAGGAAAACTTATAAATCTCTGCCGAAGGAGTCATTATTATGGGACAAGGTGACTATGTAAAGTGTTCCAAGAAGTGAAACTTACGTCTTGTGCTTTCCTCGTGCCAGGTGTTCCCCAGGGGTTGAATCCTCCCGAGAAACTTGGCAAATTCAGACAGATAATTGATCGAATACTAAAAAAGGAGAGAATGATTGTTGATTAATTTTTGGCATCGACTGTCATCCTACATCCAAATCTTATCAATAATGAGAAGCAGAATTCCAAGTGTATGCCACCTCAAGTAGCAGAAACTGGCAGGTGGCAAACTGATTGGAAAAGGCAATGAGGATTTATCTACCTGCTGGGGATTTTAAGGTCTTCCCATCGGCCACCAGGTCTTTTCATGATCTTCACCTTTGCAAGCTGAGCGATGTTCCTGAAAATGGGCGCTCAAAATGTCATATACACATCTGAGGTCAAAGTAATCTTATCTTAAAGCTGATGGCACTCCTTTAAGAGTTCCACCCACAAATGTAAATTGATTGGTACTTTGTAGCTTAATAACTTCTCAAAGTGCTAATAGTTGATAATTAAAAATAGCATGAGCAAGATCAGAAGCACGATGGCTGCATTAGCGACAAAAACTACCTTGAAGATGAGTTCCACCCACAAATGTAAATTGATTGGTACTTTGTAGCTTAATAACTTCTCAAAGTGCTAATAGTTGATAATTAAATATGAGCAAGATCAGAAGCGCGATGGCTGCATTAGTGACAAAAACTACCTTGAAGATGAATGGGTTAGAGAAGGAGCAAACCATCCTTGTTTAAGTCCAAGCTTAGCATATGTACCCTGCACACAAAAATGCATTGCAAGA includes these proteins:
- the LOC124669977 gene encoding uncharacterized protein LOC124669977; the encoded protein is MSLRYMISRVGARAAQAVREGTATARSVKDRAQQQSASSMARTTRTPTAAQTVESGTGRASSAAMARKAAEEERRRRAAEESLRTVMFLSFWGPNT